A genomic window from Gymnodinialimonas ceratoperidinii includes:
- a CDS encoding pyridoxamine 5'-phosphate oxidase family protein has product MPHPFDPQIVLSRPLIAILSTVSDKGAPRNAPVWFAWEAEALWMLSDAGASSAARVEANPQVAVEIVDYDNEAGLLRHLGLRGTATVEPMDTALFRRLLRRYLGPEEAQNPWFVQNVARIDDPNGRLIRLVPDSIFTNDVSFFRTGPDLAQPARSEPD; this is encoded by the coding sequence TTGCCCCACCCGTTTGATCCGCAGATCGTCCTGTCTCGCCCTCTCATCGCCATTCTCTCCACCGTCTCGGACAAGGGCGCGCCGCGCAACGCGCCGGTCTGGTTCGCGTGGGAGGCGGAGGCTCTGTGGATGCTGTCGGACGCGGGCGCCAGCAGTGCAGCGCGGGTGGAGGCCAATCCCCAGGTCGCGGTCGAGATCGTGGATTACGACAACGAAGCGGGCCTGCTGCGCCATCTCGGCCTGCGCGGCACAGCAACGGTGGAGCCGATGGACACCGCGCTCTTCCGGAGGCTCCTGCGCCGGTATCTCGGGCCAGAGGAGGCGCAGAACCCGTGGTTTGTCCAGAATGTCGCCCGCATCGACGATCCGAACGGGCGCCTGATCCGCCTCGTCCCGGACAGTATCTTCACCAACGACGTCAGTTTCTTTCGGACCGGTCCCGACCTGGCACAGCCGGCACGCTCCGAGCCAGATTGA